In Ruminiclostridium josui JCM 17888, the genomic window TTATGAAAAATCTTATGGATTTTGCATTGGGTTCATTAGTTTTTTGGTTTATAGGTTTTGGTATTATGTTTGGAACTAGTAAGTTTGGAATTATTGGATTACCAAGTTTTTTTGCCACTGGGGATGGAGTTAATGAAGCATTACCGGGTTCAGTCTTTCTTATATTTCAGACTGTGTTTTGCGCAACCGCGGCAACAATTGTTTCAGGTGCTATGGCTGAACGAACAAAGTTTATATCATACTGTATCTACAGTGTAATAATAAGTGTGTTTGTTTATCCTGTATCAGGTCATTGGATATGGGGCGGCGGTTGGTTGTCAGAATTGGGTTTCCATGATTTTGCAGGGTCTACAGCAGTTCACATGGTAGGTGGACTTGCCGCTTTGATTGGTGCTAAAATTCTTGGACCTCGTATAGGAAAGTATGACAAAAACGGAAAACCAAAGGCTATACCGGGACATAGCCTTACATTGGGTGCTCTTGGTGTATTTATACTATGGTTTGGATGGTTTGGATTCAACCCAGGTTCAACAGTTTCAGCTACTGGGGATGGTACTCTAACATCTATGGGAAATATATTTATTACTACAAACTTGGCAGCGGCTTCAGCTGCAACAGTTGCAATGATAATTACATGGCTCAGATATAAAAAACCTGATGTGTCCATGACTTTGAATGCTGCATTAGGTGGTCTTGTAGCAATAACTGCAGGCTGTGATGCAGTAAGTGCCAAGGGAGCTGTTGTAATTGGTATTATAGCAGCATTTGTACTTGTATTTGGAATAGAGTTTATTGACAAAGTAGCTAAAATTGATGACCCAGTTGGAGCAATAGGTGTACACGGGTTATGCGGTGCAACAGGAACTCTTTTGGTTGGTATATTTGCTACAGATGGAGGACTTTTGTATGGAGGCGGATTTAATTATTTAGGAATACAGTTACTTGGGGTAGTATCAGTTGCAGCATGGGTTACTGTAACTATGGTTATATTCTTTACAATAATCAATAAGACTGTAGGGCTTAGGGTATCCCGTGAAGAGGAAATCGCAGGTCTTGATATTGAAGAACATGGACTTGTTAGTTCATATGCAGATTTTATGCCAATACTAAGTATTTCAGAAAATACCGATGAAGCAGCAGTAACCATTGATAAAGCAGTACCGGTTATTCATAAGAAATCAGATTCACCAGTAGGCTCTGATGTAAAAATCACTAAAATAGAAATTGTGACTAAGCAAACTAAGTTTGAAGCTTTAAAAGAAGCTATGAATAGTATTGGAGTAACAGGAATGACAGTATCAAATGTTTTAGGATGCGGTATGCAAAAGGGAGGTACCGAATACTACCGTGGAGTCGAAATGGAAATAAAACTTCTGCCAAAAATAAGAGTAGAAATTGTTGTATGCAAAATTCCTGTTTTAACTGTAATAAATACAGCAAAAAAAGTACTTTATACAGG contains:
- a CDS encoding ammonium transporter, encoding MFNSVDVIWTLIAAALVFFMQAGFAMVETGFTRAKNAGNIIMKNLMDFALGSLVFWFIGFGIMFGTSKFGIIGLPSFFATGDGVNEALPGSVFLIFQTVFCATAATIVSGAMAERTKFISYCIYSVIISVFVYPVSGHWIWGGGWLSELGFHDFAGSTAVHMVGGLAALIGAKILGPRIGKYDKNGKPKAIPGHSLTLGALGVFILWFGWFGFNPGSTVSATGDGTLTSMGNIFITTNLAAASAATVAMIITWLRYKKPDVSMTLNAALGGLVAITAGCDAVSAKGAVVIGIIAAFVLVFGIEFIDKVAKIDDPVGAIGVHGLCGATGTLLVGIFATDGGLLYGGGFNYLGIQLLGVVSVAAWVTVTMVIFFTIINKTVGLRVSREEEIAGLDIEEHGLVSSYADFMPILSISENTDEAAVTIDKAVPVIHKKSDSPVGSDVKITKIEIVTKQTKFEALKEAMNSIGVTGMTVSNVLGCGMQKGGTEYYRGVEMEIKLLPKIRVEIVVCKIPVLTVINTAKKVLYTGNIGDGKIFVYDVENVLKVRTGEEGYDALQDD